A section of the Dermacoccus nishinomiyaensis genome encodes:
- the rfbA gene encoding glucose-1-phosphate thymidylyltransferase RfbA has product MKGIILAGGSGTRLHPITRGISKQLMPVYDKPMIYYPISTLMMAGVREILIITTPHDSKQFQRLLGEGSDWGVEISYAVQPSPDGLAQAFIIGEEFIGDDSVALVLGDNIFHGAGMGTALQGHAELTGGHVFAHHVTNPSAYGVVEFDTDGNVVSIEEKPEQPKSRYAVPGLYFYDNDVVDIAKNLEPSPRGELEITGVNDEYLRRGNLTVTVLPRGTAWFDTGTFKGLMDASQFVHVLEEQQDLKVGCVEEIAWRQGWIDDAQFSALADSLVKSGYGAYMHRVLAEGHITPAVRKAL; this is encoded by the coding sequence ATGAAGGGAATCATTCTCGCGGGGGGATCGGGAACGCGACTTCACCCGATCACACGGGGCATCAGCAAGCAGCTCATGCCGGTGTACGACAAGCCGATGATCTACTACCCGATCTCGACGCTCATGATGGCCGGAGTCCGCGAGATCCTCATCATCACGACGCCGCACGACAGCAAGCAGTTCCAGCGGCTGCTGGGCGAGGGATCCGACTGGGGTGTCGAGATCAGCTACGCCGTGCAGCCCTCGCCCGACGGCCTCGCGCAGGCGTTCATCATCGGCGAGGAGTTCATCGGCGACGACTCGGTCGCCCTCGTCCTCGGCGACAACATCTTCCACGGCGCCGGCATGGGGACGGCGCTGCAGGGCCACGCTGAGCTCACCGGGGGCCACGTCTTCGCTCATCACGTGACGAACCCGAGCGCCTACGGCGTCGTCGAGTTCGACACGGACGGCAACGTCGTCTCGATCGAGGAGAAGCCGGAGCAGCCGAAGTCGCGTTACGCCGTGCCCGGCCTGTACTTCTACGACAACGACGTCGTCGACATCGCGAAGAACCTCGAGCCCTCCCCGCGTGGCGAGCTGGAGATCACGGGCGTCAACGACGAGTACCTGCGCCGCGGCAACCTCACGGTGACGGTGCTGCCGCGCGGCACCGCGTGGTTCGACACGGGCACCTTCAAGGGCCTCATGGACGCCTCGCAGTTCGTCCACGTCCTCGAGGAGCAGCAGGATCTGAAGGTCGGCTGCGTCGAGGAGATCGCGTGGCGTCAGGGCTGGATCGACGACGCGCAGTTCTCCGCCCTCGCCGACTCCCTCGTCAAGTCCGGTTACGGCGCCTACATGCACCGCGTCCTCGCCGAAGGCCACATCACCCCCGCCGTCCGCAAGGCCCTGTGA
- a CDS encoding dTDP-4-dehydrorhamnose 3,5-epimerase family protein, whose amino-acid sequence MDIQPLKIGGAYVVTPRQFPDGRGVFMEGFRGDKLAEHLGHRMDVVQSNISVSSRGTVRGIHFADVPPSQAKYITVLSGSIIDFIVDIRVGSPTFGQWESVVLDTSERKAVYLAEGLGHAFCALEEDSTAMYLCSAPYTPEREHGINPLDTTVGLTLPDDIEPLLSPKDEAAPSLAQAEASGLLPRYDDCVRFYDSLRSA is encoded by the coding sequence ATGGACATCCAGCCGCTGAAGATCGGCGGCGCCTACGTCGTCACGCCCCGCCAGTTCCCCGACGGGCGCGGCGTGTTCATGGAGGGCTTCCGCGGGGACAAGCTCGCCGAGCACCTCGGCCACCGCATGGACGTCGTCCAGTCGAACATCTCGGTCAGCAGCCGCGGCACGGTGCGCGGCATCCACTTCGCCGACGTGCCGCCGAGCCAGGCGAAGTACATCACTGTCCTGTCGGGCTCGATCATCGATTTCATCGTCGACATCCGCGTCGGGTCGCCGACGTTCGGGCAGTGGGAATCGGTCGTGCTCGACACGAGCGAACGCAAGGCGGTCTACCTCGCCGAGGGGCTCGGCCACGCGTTCTGCGCCCTCGAGGAGGATTCGACGGCGATGTACCTGTGCAGCGCGCCTTACACCCCCGAGCGCGAGCACGGCATCAACCCCCTCGACACGACGGTGGGGCTGACCCTGCCCGACGACATCGAACCGCTGCTGTCCCCCAAGGACGAGGCTGCGCCGTCGCTGGCGCAGGCCGAGGCGTCGGGTCTGCTGCCGCGATACGACGACTGCGTGCGCTTCTACGACTCGTTGCGCTCGGCCTGA
- a CDS encoding ABC transporter substrate-binding protein, producing the protein MRRTTAPALAGLSATALLLSGCGSDSLDDSKSSASSGAAGASSKAAEVTKDDSLAKLVPAAIAKEGTLTIGSDASYAPNEFTAADGKTIQGMDIDLLNAVAAKLGLKLTFQNGDFGTLIGGVNAGKYPAAISSFTINAERLKTANMVQYYSAGTAWVTAKGNPKKLDPDNACGLTIGVQKDTVQQTDDLPARNKKCTAAGKKPITIVSEVAQSKVTADLIAGKVDGFAADSPVANWAVAKNDAKLEKVGSKYASAPYGIVVKKDNTAFAEAISKALEALDKDGTYKKILDAWSNGDGAVTSFPVNPKP; encoded by the coding sequence ATGCGTCGTACCACCGCCCCCGCCCTCGCCGGCCTGAGTGCCACCGCCCTGCTGCTGTCGGGTTGTGGCTCCGACTCCCTCGACGACTCCAAGAGCTCTGCCTCCTCGGGCGCTGCGGGCGCGTCGAGCAAGGCCGCCGAGGTGACGAAGGACGACTCGCTCGCCAAGCTCGTCCCCGCCGCCATCGCCAAGGAGGGCACCCTGACGATCGGTTCGGACGCGTCATACGCCCCGAACGAGTTCACGGCTGCCGACGGCAAGACGATCCAGGGCATGGACATCGACCTGCTCAACGCCGTCGCCGCGAAGCTCGGTCTCAAGCTCACCTTCCAGAACGGCGACTTCGGCACCCTCATCGGCGGCGTCAACGCCGGCAAGTACCCGGCGGCGATCAGCTCGTTCACCATCAACGCCGAGCGCCTCAAGACCGCGAACATGGTGCAGTACTACAGCGCGGGCACCGCCTGGGTCACCGCCAAGGGCAACCCGAAGAAGCTCGACCCCGACAACGCGTGCGGCCTGACGATCGGCGTCCAGAAGGACACCGTGCAGCAGACCGACGACCTGCCCGCACGCAACAAGAAGTGCACCGCCGCGGGCAAGAAGCCGATCACGATCGTCAGCGAGGTCGCCCAGTCGAAGGTGACCGCCGACCTCATCGCCGGCAAGGTCGACGGCTTCGCGGCCGACTCCCCCGTCGCCAACTGGGCCGTCGCGAAGAACGACGCGAAGCTCGAGAAGGTCGGTTCGAAGTACGCCTCGGCCCCGTACGGCATCGTCGTCAAGAAGGACAACACGGCGTTCGCCGAGGCCATCTCGAAGGCCCTTGAGGCCCTCGACAAGGACGGCACCTACAAGAAGATCCTCGACGCCTGGAGCAACGGTGACGGCGCCGTCACCTCGTTCCCGGTCAACCCCAAGCCCTGA
- a CDS encoding amino acid ABC transporter permease, giving the protein MTDTTTTERPGVIDARPVRHPGRWVALAVIAVLVAMMISSVVTNKAWDWPFVLKVMNYSPVLDGLLKGTIIVTIVSMILGVVLGVILAIMRLSDNPVLRGVAFVYIWFFRAVPRYVLMTILGLGVLTLYPTLDLGVPFGKDLGLTFYTLDVKTISSGITVGIIGLGLSEAAYMAEIARAGILSVDNGQREAAQALGMSNGKAMRRIILPQAMRVIVPPTGNEAISMVKDTSLLTAVPVTAELFNQAQNVANNTYKVMPSYVGALMWYLILCTLLMLLQSWLERRFARGFGAQGTTTGGFRSRLSSIGSDH; this is encoded by the coding sequence ATGACCGACACCACCACCACCGAGCGGCCGGGCGTCATCGACGCCCGGCCGGTCCGGCATCCCGGCCGATGGGTCGCCCTCGCCGTCATCGCCGTCCTCGTCGCGATGATGATCAGCTCCGTCGTCACCAACAAGGCCTGGGACTGGCCGTTCGTGCTCAAGGTGATGAACTACTCGCCCGTGCTCGACGGACTGCTCAAGGGCACGATCATCGTGACGATCGTGTCGATGATCCTGGGCGTCGTGCTCGGCGTCATCCTCGCGATCATGCGCCTGTCGGACAACCCCGTGCTGCGCGGCGTGGCGTTCGTCTACATCTGGTTCTTCCGGGCCGTGCCACGCTACGTCCTCATGACGATCCTCGGTCTCGGCGTCCTGACCCTCTACCCGACCCTCGATCTCGGCGTGCCGTTCGGCAAGGACCTCGGGCTGACGTTCTACACCCTCGACGTCAAGACGATCAGCTCCGGCATCACCGTCGGCATCATCGGCCTCGGACTGTCCGAAGCCGCCTACATGGCGGAGATCGCGCGCGCCGGCATCCTGTCCGTCGACAACGGTCAGCGTGAGGCCGCCCAGGCCCTCGGCATGAGCAACGGCAAGGCCATGCGCCGCATCATCCTGCCGCAGGCGATGCGCGTCATCGTGCCGCCGACCGGCAACGAGGCCATCTCGATGGTCAAGGACACGTCGCTGCTGACGGCCGTGCCCGTCACCGCCGAACTGTTCAACCAGGCGCAGAACGTCGCCAACAACACGTACAAGGTGATGCCGAGCTACGTCGGCGCCCTCATGTGGTACCTCATCCTCTGCACGCTGCTCATGCTGCTGCAGAGCTGGCTGGAGCGACGCTTCGCGCGCGGCTTCGGGGCGCAGGGCACCACGACCGGCGGGTTCCGCTCACGTCTGTCCTCGATCGGAAGTGACCACTGA
- a CDS encoding amino acid ABC transporter ATP-binding protein: MSTAAAGASNAQPRPSATTAPVASRSDEPLVRAVNVMKSFGKHEVLKGIDLDVHPGEVVVLLGPSGSGKTTFLRCINQLETIDGGRIWVDGDLMGYADKGGQLHRLTDRKIAAQRREIGMVFQRFNLFPHMTALENVMEAPVQVKGVGKAEAKAEAERLLERVGLGDKTKHYPSQLSGGQQQRVAIARALAMQPKLMLFDEPTSALDPELVGEVLAVMKELAKDGMTMVVVTHEMSFARDVADRVVFMDAGVVVETGAPRDVINNPQHERTKSFLSRIRSEHEAIAALVDDELL, from the coding sequence ATGAGCACCGCCGCCGCCGGGGCGAGCAACGCCCAGCCGCGACCGTCCGCAACCACGGCCCCCGTGGCCTCACGCTCCGATGAGCCACTCGTGCGCGCCGTCAACGTCATGAAGTCGTTCGGCAAGCACGAGGTGCTCAAGGGCATCGACCTCGACGTCCACCCCGGCGAGGTCGTCGTGCTGCTCGGCCCGTCGGGCTCGGGAAAGACGACGTTCCTGCGCTGCATCAACCAGCTCGAGACGATCGACGGCGGGCGCATCTGGGTCGACGGCGACCTCATGGGTTACGCCGACAAGGGCGGGCAGCTGCACCGCCTCACGGACAGGAAGATCGCCGCGCAGCGCCGTGAGATCGGCATGGTCTTCCAGCGCTTCAACCTCTTCCCACACATGACGGCCCTCGAGAACGTCATGGAGGCGCCCGTCCAGGTCAAGGGCGTGGGCAAGGCCGAGGCGAAGGCGGAGGCCGAGCGGCTGCTCGAACGGGTCGGGCTCGGCGACAAGACGAAGCACTACCCCAGCCAGCTCTCGGGCGGCCAGCAGCAGCGCGTCGCCATCGCCCGCGCGCTCGCGATGCAGCCGAAGCTCATGCTGTTCGACGAGCCGACGTCCGCCCTCGACCCCGAACTGGTCGGCGAGGTGCTCGCCGTCATGAAGGAACTGGCCAAGGACGGGATGACGATGGTCGTCGTCACGCACGAGATGAGTTTCGCGCGGGACGTCGCGGACCGTGTCGTGTTCATGGACGCCGGCGTCGTCGTCGAGACCGGCGCGCCGCGCGACGTCATCAACAACCCGCAGCACGAGCGCACCAAGAGCTTCCTGTCGCGCATTCGCAGCGAGCACGAGGCGATCGCCGCCCTCGTCGACGACGAACTGCTCTGA
- a CDS encoding S24/S26 family peptidase, which produces MQLGFVVVRGRSMEPTYVDGDVVLVAWGASPRVGRCHVVRLPDGDDGPRPLAIKRVTRRERLADGASGWWVERDNPREGVDSWLVGALGDEAMRGRVVSPDSPVMTQILRRCRTCVSTFRRGRVAR; this is translated from the coding sequence ATGCAGCTGGGCTTCGTCGTCGTCAGGGGTCGCTCGATGGAACCGACCTACGTTGACGGCGACGTCGTCCTCGTCGCCTGGGGTGCGTCGCCCCGGGTCGGGCGCTGCCACGTCGTCCGCCTCCCTGACGGCGACGACGGCCCCCGCCCGCTCGCGATCAAACGGGTGACGAGGCGCGAACGCCTCGCCGACGGCGCGTCGGGCTGGTGGGTGGAGCGTGACAACCCCCGTGAGGGGGTCGACTCATGGCTCGTCGGGGCGCTGGGGGACGAGGCGATGCGGGGGCGGGTCGTCAGCCCCGACTCCCCAGTGATGACGCAGATTCTGCGACGTTGTCGCACCTGCGTCAGCACCTTTCGCCGGGGCCGTGTCGCGCGATAG
- the sodN gene encoding superoxide dismutase, Ni, which yields MLKRFFTPTVEASAHCDLPCGVYDPAQARIEAESVKAIIAKVADKPGDEDFKMRATIIKEQRSQLVKEHLWVLWTDYFKPPHFEKYPQLHTLVNEATKLAGASGTKGEWDIAKADELLGKIDEIARIFAETKQA from the coding sequence ATGCTGAAGCGTTTCTTCACCCCCACCGTCGAGGCCTCGGCTCACTGCGACCTGCCCTGCGGCGTCTACGACCCTGCCCAGGCCCGCATCGAGGCCGAGTCGGTCAAGGCCATCATCGCCAAGGTCGCCGACAAGCCCGGCGACGAAGACTTCAAGATGCGCGCCACGATCATCAAGGAGCAGCGCAGCCAGCTCGTCAAGGAGCACCTGTGGGTGCTGTGGACGGACTACTTCAAGCCCCCGCACTTCGAGAAGTACCCGCAGCTTCACACCCTCGTCAACGAGGCGACGAAGCTCGCCGGTGCAAGCGGCACCAAGGGCGAGTGGGACATCGCCAAGGCTGACGAGTTGCTCGGCAAGATCGACGAGATCGCTCGCATCTTCGCGGAGACGAAGCAGGCCTGA
- a CDS encoding DedA family protein, with the protein MESIREMPVALAFGILFCIVMARANATYWIGRGAIGGWRRHPKYAHHLDARSVKRAEGMVHRFGPLAVPLSFLTVGVQTAVNLMAGAGRMPLVRYLPAVAVGSLIWAGVYTVAGVALLDVILRLVH; encoded by the coding sequence ATGGAATCGATCCGTGAGATGCCCGTGGCGCTCGCGTTCGGCATCCTGTTCTGCATCGTCATGGCGCGAGCCAACGCGACATACTGGATCGGCCGCGGCGCGATCGGCGGCTGGCGTCGGCATCCGAAGTACGCCCACCACCTCGACGCGCGCTCCGTCAAGCGCGCCGAGGGCATGGTGCACCGCTTCGGCCCGCTCGCCGTCCCGCTGTCGTTCCTGACGGTCGGCGTGCAGACGGCCGTCAACCTCATGGCCGGGGCCGGCCGGATGCCGCTCGTGCGCTACCTGCCGGCCGTCGCCGTCGGCAGCCTCATCTGGGCCGGCGTGTACACCGTCGCCGGGGTGGCGTTGCTCGACGTCATCCTCCGCCTCGTGCACTGA
- a CDS encoding biliverdin-producing heme oxygenase yields MTTTLTPPLSAALRDHTRAAHEHAENRGFMTRLMGGESSIGAHQGLQRQLLPVYDHLESACATHRDDPRLAPLLDPALERAASLRHDLAALERLGYADATAILPATQRYVDDLVACAASPATLIGHHYTRYLGDLSGGQIIATLMRRHYDAPHDVLTFYRFDIAKPKTYKDAYRARLDELALTTQEQDEALDAAGRAFALNAAVFDALDACYPAGANARAEAV; encoded by the coding sequence ATGACGACGACCCTCACCCCGCCCCTGTCGGCCGCGCTGCGCGACCACACCCGTGCCGCGCACGAGCACGCCGAGAACCGCGGCTTCATGACCCGCCTCATGGGCGGCGAGAGCAGCATCGGCGCGCACCAGGGGCTGCAGCGTCAGCTGCTGCCGGTGTACGACCACCTCGAGTCGGCGTGCGCGACGCACCGCGACGACCCGCGCCTCGCGCCGCTGCTGGACCCGGCACTCGAGCGCGCCGCATCGCTGCGTCACGACCTCGCCGCGCTGGAACGCCTCGGCTATGCGGACGCCACGGCGATCCTGCCCGCCACGCAGCGCTACGTCGACGACCTCGTCGCCTGCGCCGCCTCGCCGGCCACGCTCATCGGCCACCACTACACGCGCTACCTCGGGGATCTGTCCGGCGGGCAGATCATCGCGACGCTCATGCGCCGCCACTACGACGCGCCTCACGATGTCCTCACCTTCTACCGCTTCGACATCGCCAAGCCGAAGACGTACAAGGACGCCTACCGCGCCCGCCTCGATGAGTTGGCCCTCACGACGCAGGAGCAGGACGAGGCCCTCGACGCCGCCGGTCGCGCCTTCGCCCTCAACGCCGCCGTCTTCGACGCGCTGGACGCCTGCTACCCCGCGGGTGCGAACGCTCGGGCCGAGGCCGTCTGA
- a CDS encoding 50S ribosomal protein bL37, giving the protein MSKRARKRRSRKGKGANHGKKPNA; this is encoded by the coding sequence ATGAGCAAGCGCGCACGCAAGCGTCGCAGCCGCAAGGGCAAGGGCGCGAACCACGGCAAGAAGCCCAACGCCTGA
- the rsrA gene encoding mycothiol system anti-sigma-R factor, translating into MSDKCPEYVDRLYAYIDGELTAEQYEEIKAHLLDCPPCLTEYERDMLLKKLIKRACACEQAPEQLRSSILTRITYERTEVRYEA; encoded by the coding sequence ATGAGCGACAAGTGCCCCGAGTACGTCGATCGTCTCTACGCCTACATCGACGGTGAGCTGACGGCCGAGCAGTACGAGGAGATCAAGGCTCACCTGCTCGACTGCCCCCCGTGTTTGACGGAGTACGAGCGCGACATGCTGCTCAAGAAGCTCATCAAGCGCGCTTGCGCCTGTGAACAGGCGCCGGAGCAACTGCGCTCGTCGATCCTCACGCGCATCACCTACGAGCGCACCGAGGTGCGCTACGAGGCCTGA